The genomic DNA ACAATACATGTGCTGCTTATAGGAGACCCAGGTATAGGTAAGTCACAACTGATACAATCGATGAAAAAGCGTGCACCTAAAAACATTACAATATCCGGAACAAACACATCACAGGCTGGACTGACAGTATCTACAGTTAAGGATGAACTTACAGGAACATGGACAATGGAAGCAGGTGCAACAGTACTTGCAGACACCGGAGTATTATGTATCGATGAATATGACAAGCTTTCACAATCAGCACAGAAGAGCTTGAACGAACCTATGGAACAGTCAAGTGTTTCATCAGCAAAGGCTGGGCTCGTTCAGGTAATGTCAGCTAGAACTTCAATACTTGCAGGTGCAAATCCAAAGTACAGCAAGTTCGATCCATACAAATCACATCGGGAGCAATTGGATATTCCGGAATCTAATTTATCCAGATTCGATTTGATATTTGTCTTAAAAGATGATGTTGATGAGGAAAAAGATTCAAAGCTAGCAGATGCATTACTTAACAAGGATTATATTGTAGATGAATCTGAAATCATGGATATTGAACTCTTTAAAAAATACATCACATGGATTAAGGCCAACTGCTTTCCAGTCTTAAGCAGTGAGGCAAAAACATTGCTTAGGGAGTTTTATGTCGATACAAGAAAAACAGCATTGCAAACCAGTGACGGCAAACCAATCACTCCACGTGATTTAAAGGCATTGGAGAGATTGACAATAGCTAGAGCAAAATGTGAATACAGACAAGAAGCAACAATAACAGATGCAATTGAAGCTATTGATATTTACAAGGAAGCATTAAGTGGATTGGGATTAACATTAGCAACCGCAGGTGAGCTACATGGAATTCATTCTGAAAATGAATTAAATGCTATATCTGAAATGGAGAATATGATTAGAAGCAATATAGCTATTGAAGGAGTGCCATTATCTGCCGAATCAATAAGGCATCTTGAAATGGAATGTGGAGTATTATGTCATGAGAAAGGCATTAATCGTGAGGGCATATTTGACATTGCATATTCAAATGTGAAAAACTCTCTATAGGGAAGTTTTTGAAATCGTGTGTATATGTGTATGATACACAAGTGTGTATGATTTTCAAAAACCCCCGACACCTTTTTGAGAATTGAGTATTATGAATTGAGGACGAAAGTATGACAAAACAAAGAATAAATATTTCAATAGATAGTGAGCTATTAAAAAAAGCAAAAAAACACATACCTAATCTATCTGCATTCATTGAAGAATGTTTAAAACATTACCTCGGTTATGCAGAAGGAACAATACCTGTAGGAAACATCAATGAAATTACAGATAAGATCGGTAAATTGAATGTAGAATTGTTTTTAATAAATCAAAACTACAATGCAGAAGAAAGTATGAAACACGTTGAAAATGAAGAAAAGAATAAAGCATGGAGATTCTTATGGAATGATTTCAGACCAAGATTAATTCCTGATGAAACCTTATTGAAAAAAGCAGTTGAACAATTAGGAAAAAATGAAGAAGAATTAGAAGATATTCTTGACTGGGTCTACATGACAGACATTAAGGTAGATACCAATTCCTGGCAGGATGTCTTAGAAAAATATGAGAAATACAGAGAAGATGAATTCTGAAATTGAATTGGGTTATGTGTGATGCTATCATCCACATTAACTCTTTTGTTTTTTGATAGCTATTTTTTCATGGGGTTCAGTAAATGTTACTTGGGCAAGTAGAATAAACAGTGATATTGTTGCTTAAATAAAAAAAGAAAAAAGAGCAGATGTAAAAAATACATCTACTTGACAGTTATTTTAACTTTTACAGACTTTGCGTTATAGTATTTGCTTCCCGCATATTTTACAGTTGCAGTGTATTTGCCCTTTTTGGTCAGTTTGGTGATTTTGAAGGTTGCAACTCCTTTGCTGTTGGTTTTAGCAGTGTAGGTTTTCTTGTTGACTTTTATTGTAACTTTTGTGTTTTTCATGACCTTATTTTGATTGGTTTTTAAAGTTACTGTGTATTTTTTGGTTTTAACACTGCTTTTGAATGTTTTTGCCTTTGCAGTCAGTTTTGGTGTTGCCTTTTTGACTGTAACTTTTGCGGTTGCAGATGATGCGTTGTAGTTGTCATCTCCGGCAAATGCTATTTTTGCAGTGTAGGTCTTTGGAGCATATCCATTAGTTGTTATTTTGGCCTGACCGTTTTTATCTGTAGTTGCAGATTTGGCGCCGTTAATGTTGATTGATATTTTTGCACCTTCAATAGGATTTCCATTTGCATCTTTTAAGGTTACAACAAGATATTTTCCACCATTGTAAACTGTAGTTACAGAAGAAGCTAAAACAGTAGAAGCTGCCTTTTCGACAGATACATTAACAACTGCAGATGAGTTTGCATAGTTGGAACTGCCGTTGAAGCTGATAACAGCTGAATATACGTTTGAAGGCAGGCCTTTAGTGGAAATGTTAATCTGGCCGTTTTCATCGGAAGTTACATTGTGAATTCCATTTAAATCAACAGACATCGGCATATCAGCAACAGGATTGCCTTTTACATCTTTTATGGTAGCTACAAGGTAGCTGTCTGCATTGTATACGGTTATGACCGGATCCGCTGCAATGTCTGTTGGCATTTTAGCAATTTCAAGTGCTACTGTAACCGCTTTGTTAAAGACATATGCATGATGTTCGATAGCCATTTTTGCTGTGTAGTTACCTGCATCAAGTCCCACAGTCCAGTTTTCGTTAGTCAAAACATCATAAGTACCGATGAGAGTATCGTTTTTATATACTCTGACAGTAATGATAACGTCATTTACTGCAATTCCGTCAGCATTTGTTGCATTGAAGAACAGTGCATCACCAAAGCCGTATGTAGAGCTGAAATTTGGAACTGTCAAATAAAGCTTAGGAACTGAAGTTGAATACCAGTTGTTACCTTCTGTAGTTGCTTTGTTTCCGTAGAAAATACAATCTCTTGCAGAACCAGAATAAATCGCTCCACCATAATCTGCAGAACAGTTTGTGAAATTAGAATCCCTCATGATTCCATCACGACCATACCAGTAAATTGCACCTCCGCTTTCTTTAGAAGAACAGTTAATTAAATTGGAATAAGAAAGAACTCCCAGTTCACCGGACCAATATATAGCACCTGCACTTCCATTGACAGATAAACAATTTGTGAAATTGGAATTATTCACTACAATCCTGTTTTTATAACAGCTTAAAGCACCGGCTAAATTAAGAGAGAGACAATTGTCGAAAGTACAATTAATGACGCTGGAAGGATTATGGATGGCTCCGCTTTCTGTAGCATAACAGTCATTAAAGCTGCTATTAATAACCTCTTTAGCCTCGTAAATAGCTCCACCGTTTTTATTAGTAGAACAATTGTAGAAACTGGAATTGATTACATTGTCTGCTGATTTAATAGCCCCACCATATTCAATGGCTGAACAATTGTAAAAACTGCAGTTGATTACATCATAAGGGGAATCGATAGCACCGCTGTGTCTTCCGTTTGCAGTGTTATTGATGAAAATACAATCAATCACATCACGGACAGATGCAATAGCCCCCCCATCATTACTGGCGGAATTGTTGATGAATATACATCCAATCACATTACCCTTAGAATCAGCGGTCTTATAAGCGCCACCATTGTATGCGGAATTGTTTATGAAATTGGAGTTGTAAACATGAACTCCATTACCATATGCAGACCCATAAACTAGATTTGCCTGATCATATAATGCACCACCGTCTCCATTAGCAGAGCAGTTAAAGAAAGTGCAGTCGTAGACAGCACCTACACTGAGCAGCCAATGTACAGCACCTCCAGTTTCCTTAGCAGAGCAGTTTATGAAAGTACAATTTGAATTTGTCCCAGTATTCCAGAAAATAGCACCTCCATTTTTAGCGGAACAGTTTAAGAAATAAGAATCAGACAGTATGCCTTTATCTCCCGGCCAGAAGACAGCACCCCCTCCATTATCAGCGTAACAGCTTATGAAAGTAGAATTAGAAAGAGTTCCCATATCACCAGGCCAACGAACAGCACCTGCTTCTCCAGCATAACATCTTATGAAATTAGAGTTATTTACAGTACCGTTAGCACCTTCCCAGTTAATAGCACCACCAGCAGCGGAAGTACAGTTTATGAAATTAGAATTTGTTACAATACCTTTTGCACCATTCCACCAAATGGCTGCACCTCTTGCACCCGCACCAGATTTACCATCATGAGATTTGGAAAAATTACAATCAGTTACATTACCGTTTTCACCATTCCAGAAAATAGTACCATAATAATCTTCAGAACAGTTATCAAAGTTACAGTTGTTTACTGTACCGTTAACACCTTCCCAATAGATTGCACCTGCTCTTCCGGAATAAGTATCTTTGAATTTACAGTTGGACACTTTTCCACGGGCTCCACGCCAGTCAATAGGACCATTACCATCCCCGCCACGGCATTTCTCAAAAGTACAGTCAGTTACTATACCATCTGCACCCATCATTTTGATGGCCGCTCCGCCTCCTTGGCCGGAAGAGCAGTTTATGAACTTACATCCTGACACTATTCCACCATCACTTTCCCAGTAGATTGCACCGGCAGGACCATTTGCACTTGTGTCTTCAAACTTGCAGTAAGTTACTTCGGCACCAGTACTGTTCATGTAGATGGCACCTCCAGTGTTTGCACTGCATCCATCAAACTTGCAGCTGGTTATTGTCATGCCATCACCGTTTACGTAAACCGCACCACCTGTCCTTGCATTGGAGTTTATGAATGTACAGTTATCTAAAGTACCACCTTTAGCTATCCACAGGATGGAACCGCCTTCATCATCGGATTTACCGTTTACAAATACTATGTCTTTCAGCACCACATTTGAACTGTGGATGTTAAAAATCCTTGCTAGATTATAGGCTTCGAACTTGTGTCCGTTACCGTGTATTGTTACATTATAACCGATATCAATACCGTATTTATCTACAAGAGTCCTATTTACTCCCATTTCGTCTACGTAATATTCAGGTCCAATATAAATATAATCGTGATTGAGATAAATCTCACTTTCAGGATACCATATAAATTGACGGGCCAGGGTACCGAATGAGAATGTGCCGTTTCCATCAGCACTTATTACATCCTCATCATCAGCACCCAGAACATCATCATTTATTTCATCATCGATTTCTACAGCATCACTTATTTCTTCAATATCTGCTGTAGCGTTTTCATCTGCACTTACGGCAGAAATTGTTAAAATAGCCAGTAACAGAAGTGTCACCAGCATCAGCTTTTTATATTTCATTTAAATAACCTCATTTAAAAAAATAATATAAAGGGAATTTAATCCCTTATTTGATTACAATTTTAAAAGTAACAGTCTTGTAGGCGGATGCCTTGTAGTTGGCATTTCCTGCCGCTTTGATTTTAACTTTAACTTTATATGTTCCTTTCTTAAGGCCTTTTGCAACAGTTACCTTACCGGTTTTTTTGTTGATGGTAATTTTCTTGTTGCCGCTTGCTTTGGCATATGTTAATGTACCTTGTCCTTTTTTAGTGAAAGTAACCACTTTGGAAACAGCTAATGTTTGAGCTTTCTTTTTAACAGCTGAAAATTTCACCTTAACTGTTTTTGCTTTGACAGCTAAAGGATTTGCGGCCTTGTTAATCTTAAATGTTGCTTTGGTAGTTCCGTTGTATGCTCCGATTCCAGTAACTGTAACTGTGTATGTTCCAACGTTTTTAGGTGAAGCGGTGGACCAGTCAAGAGTATAGTCAACGCCTTCTTTTAAAACAGCACCATTTGTTAAGGTGACTGTTGGCTTTTGGACTTTGCCGTTGTAGGTGAAATCTGTTTTGGACAGTGCCACATTTACAGTTGAAATGTCAGTCTGTTTTGGAGTGCTTTCATTGGTCACGGTTATTGTGAATGAATTTGAGTAGAAAAGATCGCTTTCATCCAAACCGTCAAATGATACTCCAATTACATGTTTTCCTATTGTGAGATTTGAAAATGTGTATTGGACAGTACCATTTTTTAGAGAATAATATTTGATTGGAGTAGCATCACGGATAAAGTCAATTCCACCTGCTTTAGGGCCTGTTACTGTTAGGGTGACTGAGTCGCCTACGCCGATTAAACTGGCGGATATGCTTGATGTGAACTGGTTGGAGTTTTCAGTGGCCTTGATTCCAATCATTCCTGCATCGCTTATGCCGTCTATGGTATAATTCATATAGAATACATTGGCTCCCGCAGTTTTTAAAGCCGGCAATGGAACAACGGTTGAAGCACCACTGATGGAATATGTTCCAATCAGAGTGCCTGGGGAGTATGTTTTGTTTGACTCGTTATGAACTGTATTGTACAATTTTGCGCTACCTTTTGATTTGGATGTGGCTTTGAATACAATGCATGATGATTCGCCTACAGCCAATTCATAAGGAGCTATGAAATATGGTTCAAAGATAAATTGGGTGTCTGATGATTCAGTAATATTATTGTAAGTTAATTTTACAGTGTGGTTTCCAAGGTAATCTCCAATGTCAAATCCTTTCAAATCAGTGTCATAAATGAGGAGGAAATCCTTTGTTCCGGTAAGTTCTTTGTTATAAAACTCTTTGCCGTCAATGGAAAGTGTTACTTTACCGCTTACATTATTCTTGTCACTGATATAAGCAAGATATACCAGATAAGAACTGAAATCAACTTTATTTGGTAAATCTATATATAAATCTGAACCGCCTGATGAGGATTCTATATCATAATCCAAATCAAACTCAATAATTTCAAATACTTTTCCTTCTGTAGTGTTGAATTCAAATGAAAGATCATATACTCCTTTTTTGTAATAAAAACTTAAATTTGAATCATATATGGA from Methanobrevibacter sp. includes the following:
- a CDS encoding minichromosome maintenance protein MCM → MASGKALLKKFIKDNLKEEIDKLKSQNRQCKVSIDYEDLNQFLIEQSGKDFWKHQIYEYIDQMEEIFNTGNVALKFMNVPERDNLHDLDATCNNKWISTKAMIKNMTDVRVDLKQASYVCRECGAQNIVNIADPNQGETIPAYCRNPDCAGTSKSMFLDKDTSIYRNYKLLKLEEPLELRSGGSSREFKAIVLDYLASPFTNLKVGDVVNVCGTFKIEPRRVKGRSDGYEFIIHVHNITQVDDVFEDSRISEDDVNEIINLSEQDDIFELLCNSLAPEVYGYENVKKGLILQLFEGNRPVNDSFKSSMMDRWTIHVLLIGDPGIGKSQLIQSMKKRAPKNITISGTNTSQAGLTVSTVKDELTGTWTMEAGATVLADTGVLCIDEYDKLSQSAQKSLNEPMEQSSVSSAKAGLVQVMSARTSILAGANPKYSKFDPYKSHREQLDIPESNLSRFDLIFVLKDDVDEEKDSKLADALLNKDYIVDESEIMDIELFKKYITWIKANCFPVLSSEAKTLLREFYVDTRKTALQTSDGKPITPRDLKALERLTIARAKCEYRQEATITDAIEAIDIYKEALSGLGLTLATAGELHGIHSENELNAISEMENMIRSNIAIEGVPLSAESIRHLEMECGVLCHEKGINREGIFDIAYSNVKNSL
- a CDS encoding type II toxin-antitoxin system CcdA family antitoxin codes for the protein MTKQRINISIDSELLKKAKKHIPNLSAFIEECLKHYLGYAEGTIPVGNINEITDKIGKLNVELFLINQNYNAEESMKHVENEEKNKAWRFLWNDFRPRLIPDETLLKKAVEQLGKNEEELEDILDWVYMTDIKVDTNSWQDVLEKYEKYREDEF
- a CDS encoding Ig-like domain repeat protein; this encodes MKYKKLMLVTLLLLAILTISAVSADENATADIEEISDAVEIDDEINDDVLGADDEDVISADGNGTFSFGTLARQFIWYPESEIYLNHDYIYIGPEYYVDEMGVNRTLVDKYGIDIGYNVTIHGNGHKFEAYNLARIFNIHSSNVVLKDIVFVNGKSDDEGGSILWIAKGGTLDNCTFINSNARTGGAVYVNGDGMTITSCKFDGCSANTGGAIYMNSTGAEVTYCKFEDTSANGPAGAIYWESDGGIVSGCKFINCSSGQGGGAAIKMMGADGIVTDCTFEKCRGGDGNGPIDWRGARGKVSNCKFKDTYSGRAGAIYWEGVNGTVNNCNFDNCSEDYYGTIFWNGENGNVTDCNFSKSHDGKSGAGARGAAIWWNGAKGIVTNSNFINCTSAAGGAINWEGANGTVNNSNFIRCYAGEAGAVRWPGDMGTLSNSTFISCYADNGGGAVFWPGDKGILSDSYFLNCSAKNGGAIFWNTGTNSNCTFINCSAKETGGAVHWLLSVGAVYDCTFFNCSANGDGGALYDQANLVYGSAYGNGVHVYNSNFINNSAYNGGAYKTADSKGNVIGCIFINNSASNDGGAIASVRDVIDCIFINNTANGRHSGAIDSPYDVINCSFYNCSAIEYGGAIKSADNVINSSFYNCSTNKNGGAIYEAKEVINSSFNDCYATESGAIHNPSSVINCTFDNCLSLNLAGALSCYKNRIVVNNSNFTNCLSVNGSAGAIYWSGELGVLSYSNLINCSSKESGGAIYWYGRDGIMRDSNFTNCSADYGGAIYSGSARDCIFYGNKATTEGNNWYSTSVPKLYLTVPNFSSTYGFGDALFFNATNADGIAVNDVIITVRVYKNDTLIGTYDVLTNENWTVGLDAGNYTAKMAIEHHAYVFNKAVTVALEIAKMPTDIAADPVITVYNADSYLVATIKDVKGNPVADMPMSVDLNGIHNVTSDENGQINISTKGLPSNVYSAVISFNGSSNYANSSAVVNVSVEKAASTVLASSVTTVYNGGKYLVVTLKDANGNPIEGAKISININGAKSATTDKNGQAKITTNGYAPKTYTAKIAFAGDDNYNASSATAKVTVKKATPKLTAKAKTFKSSVKTKKYTVTLKTNQNKVMKNTKVTIKVNKKTYTAKTNSKGVATFKITKLTKKGKYTATVKYAGSKYYNAKSVKVKITVK
- a CDS encoding MBG domain-containing protein gives rise to the protein MRFKKLMLVTLLLLAILTIGAVSASEDISDIADASQDDTLAVEDAQEDLALNPSEKNIAGDGADDALSYDASDFNVKINESMDLADECPAVTFNVPSDADGEIRVHTNYTSYLLGFDPEYFDEPQLTLDDLHISSAGSYFINVTFVTKDYNEIYLASGTIDVTGTVSQRDFNGKISHAISTYQVDDEILEVEGCPTDGSIVVFVNGNKDYSKSVSAGENVTILDSDLSFYGVKGEYNILVKFNTTYGKAFTISEFNLNYDVDEVDPFYGKKAYSDHTTITDTAIFWIDDCPYDGNLMVYVDGSLEYNKYVSAGGEISIYDSNLSFYYKKGVYDLSFEFNTTEGKVFEIIEFDLDYDIESSSGGSDLYIDLPNKVDFSSYLVYLAYISDKNNVSGKVTLSIDGKEFYNKELTGTKDFLLIYDTDLKGFDIGDYLGNHTVKLTYNNITESSDTQFIFEPYFIAPYELAVGESSCIVFKATSKSKGSAKLYNTVHNESNKTYSPGTLIGTYSISGASTVVPLPALKTAGANVFYMNYTIDGISDAGMIGIKATENSNQFTSSISASLIGVGDSVTLTVTGPKAGGIDFIRDATPIKYYSLKNGTVQYTFSNLTIGKHVIGVSFDGLDESDLFYSNSFTITVTNESTPKQTDISTVNVALSKTDFTYNGKVQKPTVTLTNGAVLKEGVDYTLDWSTASPKNVGTYTVTVTGIGAYNGTTKATFKINKAANPLAVKAKTVKVKFSAVKKKAQTLAVSKVVTFTKKGQGTLTYAKASGNKKITINKKTGKVTVAKGLKKGTYKVKVKIKAAGNANYKASAYKTVTFKIVIK